A genomic window from Elaeis guineensis isolate ETL-2024a chromosome 3, EG11, whole genome shotgun sequence includes:
- the LOC105040952 gene encoding triose phosphate/phosphate translocator, chloroplastic isoform X1, translating into MASTGALSGTGTGSGLSGLLRLRQTAREPTYAAYATTRPAGSVTDGGNLIWGRQLRPAILLERSAVLARIPAGRRDLLRPVSAAASSPAEGSDSAGEAKVAPASFAAKYPALVTGFFFFMWYFLNVIFNILNKKIYNYFPYPYFVSVVHLFVGVVYCLVSWAVGLPKRAPIDSKLLKLLIPVAVCHALGHVTSNVSFAAVAVSFAHTIKALEPFFNAAASQFILGQQIPFTLWLSLAPVVIGVSMASLTELSFNWTGFISAMISNISFTYRSIYSKKAMTDMDSTNIYAYISVIALIVCIPPAIILEGPQLLQHGFNDAVAKVGRTKFISDLFWVGMFYHLYNQLATNTLERVAPLTHAVGNVLKRVFVIGFSIIVFGNKITMQTGIGTCIAIIGVAIYSYIKAKMEEEKRQMKTA; encoded by the exons ATGGCGTCGACCGGCGCTCTATCCGGCACCGGCACCGGCAGCGGCCTTTCCGGCCTCCTCCGCCTCCGCCAGACGGCGAGGGAACCCACATACGCTGCCTACGCCACCACCCGCCCCGCTGGCTCCGTCACCGACGGCGGCAACCTCATCTGGGGCCGACAGCTCCGGCCGGCGATCCTCCTCGAGAGGTCCGCCGTTCTGGCTAGAATCCCCGCTGGGAGGAGAGACCTCCTCCGGCCTGTCTCCGCCGCCGCGTCCTCTCCGGCCGAAGGAAGCGATTCCGCCGG GGAAGCGAAGGTCGCGCCGGCAAGCTTCGCGGCCAAATACCCGGCTCTGGTCAccggcttcttcttcttcatgtg GTACTTCTTGAACGTGATATTCAACATCCTCAACAAGAAGATCTACAATTATTTTCCTTATCCCTA CTTCGTGTCCGTGGTACATCTGTTCGTAGGGGTGGTATACTGTCTGGTAAGCTGGGCCGTCGGCCTCCCCAAGCGCGCT CCCATTGACTCGAAACTCTTGAAGCTGCTTATCCCTGTTGCAGTATGTCATGCTTTGGGTCATGTGACCAGCAATGTATCATTTGCTGCTGTTGCAGTCTCATTTGCCCACACAATCAAAG CTCTGGAACCCTTCTTCAATGCGGCTGCTTCTCAATTCATCCTTGGACAGCAGATACCCTTTACACTGTGGTTATCCCTAGCGCCCGTTGTTATTG GTGTCTCAATGGCATCCCTCACAGAATTGTCATTCAATTGGACTGGCTTCATTAGTGCCATGATTTCAAACATTTCCTTCACTTACAGGAGCATCTATTCCAAGAAAGCgatg ACCGACATGGACAGTACCAATATATATGCGTACATCTCAGTCATTGCTCTCATTGTTTGTATCCCTCCTGCAATCATT CTTGAGGGGCCTCAACTGTTGCAACATGGTTTTAATGATGCAGTTGCTAAAGTAGGGCGGACAAAATTCATCTCGGATCTGTTCTGGGTGGGAATGTTTTATCACCTCTACAATCAG CTGGCAACAAACACCTTGGAGCGAGTGGCTCCCCTCACTCATGCAGTTGGGAATGTGTTGAAACGTGTATTTGTAATTGGTTTCTCAATCATAGTCTTTG GAAACAAGATCACAATGCAGACAGGAATTGGAACTTGTATTGCAATTATAGGAGTTGCCATCTACTCATACATCAAGGCTAAGATGGAAGAGGAGAAAAGA CAAATGAAAACTGCATAA
- the LOC105040952 gene encoding triose phosphate/phosphate translocator, chloroplastic isoform X2 — protein sequence MWYFLNVIFNILNKKIYNYFPYPYFVSVVHLFVGVVYCLVSWAVGLPKRAPIDSKLLKLLIPVAVCHALGHVTSNVSFAAVAVSFAHTIKALEPFFNAAASQFILGQQIPFTLWLSLAPVVIGVSMASLTELSFNWTGFISAMISNISFTYRSIYSKKAMTDMDSTNIYAYISVIALIVCIPPAIILEGPQLLQHGFNDAVAKVGRTKFISDLFWVGMFYHLYNQLATNTLERVAPLTHAVGNVLKRVFVIGFSIIVFGNKITMQTGIGTCIAIIGVAIYSYIKAKMEEEKRQMKTA from the exons atgtg GTACTTCTTGAACGTGATATTCAACATCCTCAACAAGAAGATCTACAATTATTTTCCTTATCCCTA CTTCGTGTCCGTGGTACATCTGTTCGTAGGGGTGGTATACTGTCTGGTAAGCTGGGCCGTCGGCCTCCCCAAGCGCGCT CCCATTGACTCGAAACTCTTGAAGCTGCTTATCCCTGTTGCAGTATGTCATGCTTTGGGTCATGTGACCAGCAATGTATCATTTGCTGCTGTTGCAGTCTCATTTGCCCACACAATCAAAG CTCTGGAACCCTTCTTCAATGCGGCTGCTTCTCAATTCATCCTTGGACAGCAGATACCCTTTACACTGTGGTTATCCCTAGCGCCCGTTGTTATTG GTGTCTCAATGGCATCCCTCACAGAATTGTCATTCAATTGGACTGGCTTCATTAGTGCCATGATTTCAAACATTTCCTTCACTTACAGGAGCATCTATTCCAAGAAAGCgatg ACCGACATGGACAGTACCAATATATATGCGTACATCTCAGTCATTGCTCTCATTGTTTGTATCCCTCCTGCAATCATT CTTGAGGGGCCTCAACTGTTGCAACATGGTTTTAATGATGCAGTTGCTAAAGTAGGGCGGACAAAATTCATCTCGGATCTGTTCTGGGTGGGAATGTTTTATCACCTCTACAATCAG CTGGCAACAAACACCTTGGAGCGAGTGGCTCCCCTCACTCATGCAGTTGGGAATGTGTTGAAACGTGTATTTGTAATTGGTTTCTCAATCATAGTCTTTG GAAACAAGATCACAATGCAGACAGGAATTGGAACTTGTATTGCAATTATAGGAGTTGCCATCTACTCATACATCAAGGCTAAGATGGAAGAGGAGAAAAGA CAAATGAAAACTGCATAA